A window of the Burkholderia sp. 9120 genome harbors these coding sequences:
- a CDS encoding MFS transporter — translation MNSPKPSLSPALGRILATVSVGFVVTQLDVTIVNIALPKIGADLHANVAGLQWVVDAYTLAFAVLMLSAGVLGDRLGTRRMYAAGIVLFALASLACGLALDATLLVAARAVQGIGAAAMLPNSLALLNRAYGHDPKLRARAVGLWTAAGAISIAAGPVVGGLLIAAFGWRSIFLVNLPICAAGLLATLLWVPRTETTPRDSQQTAGTRPAAPRGIDLSGQCLAIVALTAFVAAVIEWRPLGLSHPLVAGGFVLALVAAGAFIAVEARTESPMLPLSLFGKRSFSVAVLFGICVNLTYYGMVFVLSLYLQRGRGYTPLQAGLAFLPLTGGFLISNVASGWVVGRFGVRVPMIAGAITAGLGYGLLHFVDASTPLIGLLLPFLLIPSGMGLAVPAMTTAVLASAEAKRAATASAVLNTARQAGGAVGVAAFGALASGAAAPQIVAGMQAATAISVGLLALGGMLSCFIHPQPHTSSSSSRGVDDTRVGESRSR, via the coding sequence ATGAACTCGCCCAAACCCTCCCTCTCGCCCGCCCTCGGCCGGATTCTCGCGACCGTCAGCGTCGGCTTCGTGGTTACCCAGCTGGACGTGACCATCGTCAATATCGCGCTGCCGAAAATCGGCGCGGACCTGCACGCGAATGTGGCCGGCCTGCAGTGGGTCGTCGACGCCTACACGCTCGCGTTCGCCGTGCTGATGCTGTCGGCCGGCGTGCTCGGCGACCGGCTCGGCACGCGACGCATGTACGCGGCGGGCATCGTGCTGTTCGCGCTTGCGTCGCTGGCCTGCGGACTGGCGCTCGATGCCACCCTGCTGGTCGCCGCGCGCGCGGTGCAAGGCATCGGCGCCGCGGCCATGCTGCCGAATTCGCTCGCGCTGCTCAACCGCGCGTACGGGCACGACCCGAAACTGCGCGCCCGCGCGGTGGGACTATGGACCGCCGCCGGCGCGATTTCGATCGCGGCGGGACCGGTGGTTGGCGGTCTGCTGATCGCGGCGTTCGGCTGGCGCAGCATCTTTCTCGTCAACCTGCCGATTTGCGCGGCCGGCCTGCTCGCCACGTTGCTGTGGGTGCCGCGCACTGAAACCACCCCTCGAGATTCGCAACAGACGGCCGGAACCCGCCCAGCCGCGCCCCGTGGCATCGATCTGAGCGGCCAGTGCCTCGCGATCGTCGCGCTGACCGCCTTCGTCGCCGCGGTGATCGAATGGCGGCCGCTGGGGCTGAGCCACCCGCTGGTGGCCGGCGGTTTCGTGCTCGCGCTGGTCGCCGCAGGCGCGTTCATCGCCGTGGAAGCGCGCACCGAATCGCCGATGCTGCCGCTGTCGCTCTTCGGCAAACGCAGTTTCAGCGTGGCGGTGCTGTTCGGCATCTGCGTAAATCTGACGTACTACGGCATGGTGTTCGTATTGAGCCTGTACTTGCAGCGCGGACGCGGCTACACGCCGTTGCAGGCGGGTCTGGCCTTCCTGCCGTTGACGGGCGGCTTCCTGATCTCGAACGTGGCGAGCGGCTGGGTCGTGGGACGTTTCGGCGTGCGGGTGCCGATGATCGCCGGCGCGATTACCGCGGGGCTCGGCTATGGCCTGCTGCATTTCGTCGACGCCAGCACGCCGCTGATCGGCTTGCTGCTGCCGTTCCTGCTGATTCCGTCGGGCATGGGGCTGGCCGTCCCCGCCATGACCACCGCCGTGCTGGCCTCGGCCGAAGCGAAGCGGGCGGCCACCGCGTCCGCGGTATTGAACACCGCGCGGCAAGCCGGCGGCGCGGTGGGCGTGGCGGCCTTCGGCGCGCTGGCAAGCGGTGCGGCCGCCCCGCAGATCGTCGCGGGCATGCAGGCCGCGACCGCCATCTCGGTCGGACTACTGGCGCTCGGTGGCATGCTGAGCTGCTTCATTCATCCACAGCCGCATACGTCGTCATCGTCATCGCGCGGCGTGGACGATACGCGGGTTGGCGAATCTCGGTCTCGCTGA
- a CDS encoding DoxX family protein, protein MTRPVDSGVILIARIALAVLFLWGGVMKLLGYAGFVGYLHSKGVPFVQIAAPIATAVEALGGLLLIVGFKVRPLALIMAVYTVATAVLGHDFWNVTDAALQRDMVIHFWKNIGIAGGFLLLFVTGAGRISIDGARAPRGGLGR, encoded by the coding sequence ATGACGCGTCCCGTCGATTCCGGCGTCATCCTCATCGCGCGTATTGCGCTCGCCGTGTTGTTTCTGTGGGGCGGCGTGATGAAACTGCTGGGCTATGCGGGCTTCGTCGGCTACCTGCATTCGAAGGGCGTGCCCTTCGTGCAGATCGCCGCGCCGATCGCCACCGCGGTCGAAGCGCTCGGCGGCCTGCTGCTGATCGTCGGCTTCAAGGTGCGCCCGCTGGCGCTGATCATGGCCGTGTACACGGTCGCGACGGCGGTGCTCGGCCACGATTTCTGGAACGTCACCGACGCTGCGCTGCAACGCGACATGGTGATTCATTTCTGGAAGAACATCGGGATCGCGGGCGGTTTCCTGCTGCTGTTCGTGACCGGCGCGGGCCGTATCAGTATCGACGGTGCGCGTGCGCCACGAGGCGGGCTGGGTCGCTGA
- a CDS encoding VOC family protein gives MSFSIDTLDHLVLNVADVEASAAWYARMLGMQRTEFESRTGTRVAMTYGNQKINLRPAMADTVAWFTGREPVPGSADLCFITTTSPAEVKAHWLAQGVAIEAGPVERDGARGKMTSVYCRDPDGNLIEVASYPQA, from the coding sequence ATGAGTTTCTCAATCGACACGCTCGATCACCTCGTTCTGAACGTTGCCGACGTGGAGGCCAGCGCCGCCTGGTACGCACGTATGCTCGGCATGCAACGCACCGAGTTCGAATCGCGCACCGGCACGCGGGTCGCGATGACCTACGGCAATCAGAAGATCAATCTGCGCCCCGCCATGGCCGATACCGTCGCGTGGTTCACCGGGCGTGAGCCGGTGCCGGGCAGCGCCGATCTGTGCTTTATCACCACCACGAGTCCCGCTGAAGTCAAAGCGCATTGGCTGGCGCAGGGCGTGGCGATCGAGGCCGGCCCGGTCGAGCGCGACGGCGCGCGCGGCAAGATGACCTCGGTGTACTGCCGCGATCCGGACGGTAATCTGATCGAAGTGGCGAGCTATCCTCAAGCCTGA
- a CDS encoding RbsD/FucU domain-containing protein gives MLKNLDPLLNADILHALRSMGHGDELVICDANFPGSSVARESVLGELLRLDGVSAPRAIRAVLSVMPLDTFIDHPASRMEVVGEPQTIPAVQREAQIEVNAAEGRDVPFVSIERFAFYERARKAYCVISTGEERGYGCFVFTKGVLLAPDAPQS, from the coding sequence GTGCTGAAGAATCTGGACCCGCTGCTCAATGCCGACATACTGCATGCGCTACGCTCGATGGGCCACGGCGACGAACTCGTGATCTGCGACGCCAACTTCCCGGGCAGTTCGGTCGCGCGCGAGTCGGTGCTGGGCGAACTGCTCCGCCTCGACGGCGTGAGCGCGCCGCGTGCGATTCGCGCGGTGTTGTCGGTGATGCCGCTGGACACGTTCATTGACCATCCCGCGTCGCGGATGGAAGTGGTGGGCGAGCCGCAGACGATCCCCGCCGTGCAGCGCGAAGCGCAGATCGAGGTCAACGCTGCCGAAGGTCGCGACGTGCCGTTCGTGTCGATCGAGCGATTCGCTTTTTATGAGCGCGCGCGCAAGGCCTATTGCGTGATCTCCACGGGCGAAGAGCGCGGCTATGGCTGCTTCGTGTTCACCAAGGGCGTGTTGCTGGCGCCGGACGCGCCTCAGTCGTAA
- a CDS encoding nuclear transport factor 2 family protein — protein sequence MNAHTDLIDRYFDAWNETDGARRRELIAATWSADADYRDPLLAGAGHDGIDAMIRAVHERFPHHTFRRTTDVDGFANRLRFSWALITPAGDAIVKGSDFGMVDSRGRLQAVTGFLDEAPGGA from the coding sequence ATGAATGCGCATACCGATCTGATCGACCGTTATTTCGACGCATGGAACGAAACCGATGGCGCACGCCGTCGCGAGTTGATCGCGGCGACCTGGAGCGCCGACGCCGACTATCGCGATCCGCTGCTGGCCGGCGCGGGTCACGACGGCATCGACGCGATGATCCGCGCGGTCCACGAGCGCTTTCCGCATCACACGTTTCGCCGTACCACCGACGTGGACGGCTTTGCGAACCGGCTGCGTTTTTCGTGGGCGCTGATTACGCCGGCGGGCGACGCGATCGTCAAGGGATCCGACTTCGGCATGGTCGATTCGCGCGGCCGTCTGCAAGCGGTAACGGGTTTTCTCGACGAGGCGCCGGGCGGCGCCTGA
- a CDS encoding type II toxin-antitoxin system RelE/ParE family toxin, with amino-acid sequence MDSILVNTYLSRYNPRQIVSPPVYTVNRTEIFDTWLARLADLRARAKILVRIRRAERGHFGDMKLLEDGVSEMRIDWGPGYRVYFAREGCMVYLLLCGGDKSTQAADIKHAKTMWAELRKELS; translated from the coding sequence ATGGATTCCATACTTGTAAATACGTATCTTAGTAGATACAATCCTCGACAGATCGTTTCACCACCGGTGTACACGGTCAACCGCACCGAAATATTCGACACCTGGCTTGCCCGCCTCGCGGACTTAAGAGCGAGAGCAAAAATCCTCGTGCGGATCCGGCGGGCGGAACGAGGTCATTTCGGCGACATGAAGTTGCTGGAAGACGGTGTGTCCGAGATGCGCATCGATTGGGGACCCGGCTATCGGGTCTATTTCGCGCGTGAAGGGTGCATGGTGTATCTGCTGCTCTGCGGTGGCGACAAGTCTACCCAGGCGGCTGATATCAAGCATGCCAAAACAATGTGGGCCGAACTCAGAAAGGAACTGTCATGA
- a CDS encoding addiction module antidote protein, which translates to MSKIKTARFDAAHYLDSEAMIAEYLNAALEEGDADLLLAAIADIAKARGIAKVASDAGLGRESLYKTLAPGSKPRMDTVFKLLRALGVKLNAVPEGVAAA; encoded by the coding sequence ATGAGCAAGATCAAAACCGCACGGTTCGACGCAGCGCATTACCTCGATAGCGAGGCAATGATCGCTGAATATCTCAACGCAGCGCTCGAAGAAGGCGACGCCGACCTGCTGCTCGCCGCGATCGCAGACATCGCCAAAGCGCGCGGCATCGCCAAGGTCGCATCAGACGCAGGGCTCGGGCGCGAAAGCCTCTATAAAACACTCGCACCGGGCTCCAAGCCGCGTATGGACACCGTGTTCAAACTGCTGCGCGCGCTGGGCGTCAAACTTAATGCCGTGCCGGAAGGTGTGGCTGCCGCGTGA
- a CDS encoding helix-turn-helix transcriptional regulator, with amino-acid sequence MDRWRALAIIVAMNTLSLAHTAPSSPTSPSASRTVGDLLREWRQRRRMSQLLLATEADVSTRHLSFVESGRALPSREMVMHLAERLDVPLRARNALLVAAGYAPLFRERPLSDPQLAAAREAVDLVLKGHEPYPALAIDRHWTIVASNNALAPLLSGASPELLKPPVNALRLSLHPEGIAGSIVNWHAWREHTLTRLQRQIEVSGDGTLSALRDELAAYPAPPGAEAAEHDNAAVNQIAVPLRLRTPIGELSFFSTTTVFGTPVDVTLSELAIEAFFPADQQTATALRNFADSQRAEAAS; translated from the coding sequence ATGGATCGCTGGCGTGCTTTGGCTATCATCGTTGCCATGAACACACTCTCTCTTGCGCACACCGCGCCGTCGTCGCCAACATCGCCGTCGGCTAGTCGCACCGTCGGCGATCTGCTTCGCGAATGGCGTCAGCGGCGAAGAATGAGCCAGTTGCTGCTCGCCACCGAGGCCGATGTTTCAACCCGGCATTTGAGCTTCGTCGAATCGGGCCGCGCGTTGCCGAGTCGGGAAATGGTCATGCATCTTGCCGAGCGACTCGACGTCCCGCTGCGTGCACGCAACGCGCTACTGGTCGCCGCAGGCTACGCGCCGCTGTTCCGCGAGCGCCCGTTGTCGGACCCGCAACTCGCCGCCGCACGCGAAGCCGTCGATCTGGTGCTGAAAGGACACGAGCCCTACCCAGCGCTGGCAATCGACCGTCACTGGACCATCGTCGCTTCGAACAATGCGCTCGCGCCGCTGCTGTCCGGCGCCAGTCCCGAACTGTTGAAACCACCGGTCAACGCGCTGCGGTTGAGTTTGCATCCGGAAGGCATCGCCGGGTCGATCGTCAATTGGCATGCGTGGCGCGAGCACACGCTTACGCGATTGCAACGGCAAATCGAAGTGAGCGGCGACGGCACGTTGAGCGCACTGCGCGACGAGTTGGCCGCCTACCCCGCGCCACCCGGCGCCGAGGCCGCAGAGCACGACAATGCAGCGGTCAATCAGATTGCCGTGCCATTGCGGTTGCGCACACCGATCGGCGAGCTATCGTTTTTTAGTACGACCACCGTGTTCGGCACGCCGGTGGATGTAACGCTATCGGAACTTGCCATTGAAGCGTTCTTTCCCGCCGATCAGCAAACCGCAACCGCACTGCGCAACTTCGCCGACAGCCAACGTGCCGAAGCCGCCTCGTAG
- a CDS encoding GNAT family protein has product MHLNDATAVFIRQLGPADRDAYFQLRLRGLKAHPDSFGQSYEEAFARGPEQHDARLQGLRAAEGEFLLGAFASVSTSANTPADKPADSPLLGVVGLSRNQHDKERHKAAVVGMYVAPEAAGRGIGRALLCELLARAAQIDGLRQIQLMVGSHNEGARRLYESVGFSKYGCEVGALNVGGVFHDADLMVRFM; this is encoded by the coding sequence CTGCACTTGAACGACGCCACCGCTGTATTCATCCGCCAGCTCGGCCCGGCGGATCGCGACGCTTATTTTCAGCTTCGCTTGCGCGGGCTGAAGGCGCATCCGGATTCGTTCGGGCAGAGCTATGAGGAAGCGTTCGCACGAGGCCCCGAGCAGCACGACGCGAGATTGCAAGGTCTGCGCGCCGCCGAGGGCGAGTTTTTGCTCGGCGCCTTTGCATCGGTGAGCACATCGGCAAACACACCCGCGGACAAACCCGCGGACTCACCCCTACTCGGCGTAGTCGGCCTGTCGCGCAACCAGCATGACAAGGAACGGCACAAGGCGGCCGTAGTCGGCATGTATGTCGCGCCGGAAGCAGCGGGCCGCGGCATCGGCCGCGCATTGCTATGCGAGTTGCTGGCGCGCGCTGCGCAGATCGACGGTTTGCGGCAAATCCAGTTGATGGTTGGCAGCCACAACGAGGGCGCGCGCCGGCTCTACGAATCGGTCGGCTTTAGCAAGTACGGCTGTGAAGTGGGCGCATTGAATGTCGGCGGCGTATTTCACGATGCCGATCTGATGGTGCGTTTCATGTAA